One window from the genome of Magnolia sinica isolate HGM2019 chromosome 4, MsV1, whole genome shotgun sequence encodes:
- the LOC131242957 gene encoding large ribosomal RNA subunit accumulation protein YCED homolog 2, chloroplastic isoform X1 produces the protein MEKACYSSVSRFIHHRQIPSSPNKPKAFAIPFLPSTSKIEASSRKDDFSLYTKKNTRKRPRTPRRLITISTSDGKWHGQWTYDYIFSLRELQVADLAEDGQKDAEVSISLSIDKHAGFGFSVDGRIITSFTRKCCNCSASYCREIDTTFDVWVLPSSKDNRELQLPEIGGDDPSVIYVKPGSEADLDSLIQDTIRLAISVKADTCSESCEKSPPSWHYIGGKEAYVDKRWSRLMELRNVI, from the exons ATGGAAAAGGCATGCTATTCCTCCGTCTCAAGATTCATTCACCACCGTCAGATTCCCTCCTCTCCTAATAAACCAAAAGCCTTTGCAATTCCATTTCTTCCTTCAACTTCCAAAATCGAAGCTTCTTCAAGAAAAGATGACTTCTCTCTG TATACAAAGAAGAACACACGAAAGAGGCCGAGAACTCCCCGCCGTCTGATTACCATCTCAACGTCCGATGGGAAATGGCATGGACAGTGGACATACGATTACATTTTCTCACTCCGCGAGCTGCAGGTGGCCGATTTGGCGGAGGATGGACAGAAAGACGCGGAGGTTTCCATTAGCCTATCCATAGACAAG CATGCTGGCTTTGGTTTCTCTGTTGATGGGAGAATCATCACATCATTTACTAGAAAATGCTGTAATTGCTCTGCATCCTACTGCAGAGAG ATCGACACGACCTTTGACGTTTGGGTTCTACCATCAAGCAAGGACAACCGTGAACTTCAGCTGCCTGAAATTGGTGGCGATGATCCATCA GTCATCTATGTGAAACCTGGGTCTGAAGCTGATCTAGATTCGCTAATCCAAGACACGATTCGACTTGCCATCTCCGTGAAGGCA GATACTTGCTCAGAGTCATGCGAGAAATCTCCACCCAGTTGGCACT ATATTGGTGGAAAGGAAGCTTATGTTGATAAGAGGTGGTCTAGACTAATGGAGTTAAGGAATGTGATCTAG
- the LOC131242957 gene encoding large ribosomal RNA subunit accumulation protein YCED homolog 2, chloroplastic isoform X2 encodes MEKACYSSVSRFIHHRQIPSSPNKPKAFAIPFLPSTSKIEASSRKDDFSLYTKKNTRKRPRTPRRLITISTSDGKWHGQWTYDYIFSLRELQVADLAEDGQKDAEVSISLSIDKHAGFGFSVDGRIITSFTRKCCNCSASYCREIDTTFDVWVLPSSKDNRELQLPEIGGDDPSVIYVKPGSEADLDSLIQDTIRLAISVKDTCSESCEKSPPSWHYIGGKEAYVDKRWSRLMELRNVI; translated from the exons ATGGAAAAGGCATGCTATTCCTCCGTCTCAAGATTCATTCACCACCGTCAGATTCCCTCCTCTCCTAATAAACCAAAAGCCTTTGCAATTCCATTTCTTCCTTCAACTTCCAAAATCGAAGCTTCTTCAAGAAAAGATGACTTCTCTCTG TATACAAAGAAGAACACACGAAAGAGGCCGAGAACTCCCCGCCGTCTGATTACCATCTCAACGTCCGATGGGAAATGGCATGGACAGTGGACATACGATTACATTTTCTCACTCCGCGAGCTGCAGGTGGCCGATTTGGCGGAGGATGGACAGAAAGACGCGGAGGTTTCCATTAGCCTATCCATAGACAAG CATGCTGGCTTTGGTTTCTCTGTTGATGGGAGAATCATCACATCATTTACTAGAAAATGCTGTAATTGCTCTGCATCCTACTGCAGAGAG ATCGACACGACCTTTGACGTTTGGGTTCTACCATCAAGCAAGGACAACCGTGAACTTCAGCTGCCTGAAATTGGTGGCGATGATCCATCA GTCATCTATGTGAAACCTGGGTCTGAAGCTGATCTAGATTCGCTAATCCAAGACACGATTCGACTTGCCATCTCCGTGAAG GATACTTGCTCAGAGTCATGCGAGAAATCTCCACCCAGTTGGCACT ATATTGGTGGAAAGGAAGCTTATGTTGATAAGAGGTGGTCTAGACTAATGGAGTTAAGGAATGTGATCTAG